The following proteins come from a genomic window of Salvia hispanica cultivar TCC Black 2014 chromosome 4, UniMelb_Shisp_WGS_1.0, whole genome shotgun sequence:
- the LOC125218927 gene encoding increased DNA methylation 3-like produces MDENGGIVDLNNSKDAGEETHHSDSMQLVTYPRTCSSAQPFALPLVPVPKVEEWCSNTSVVLTGTACKGGTGPPIGITDIGESKSAYYFCIALPGVKKDPGEFSCDVQRDGKVCVRGVTSTGGKIVQKYSRVYEMKFQQQSPPGPFTLFFNLPGPVDPRLFSPHFRSDGIFEAVVAKY; encoded by the exons ATGGATGAAAATGGTGGGATAGTGGACCTGAATAACAGCAAAGATGCAGGGGAAGAGACGCACCATTCTGATTCTATGCAATTGGTTACGTATCCAAGGACTTGCAGTTCTGCCCAGCCGTTTGCTTTGCCCCTTGTGCCTGTTCCAAAGGTGGAAGAATGGTGTTCGAATACGTCTGTTGTCTTGACTGGTACAGCTTGTAAAGGGGGGACTGGACCACCTATTGGCATCACAGACATTGGTGAGAGCAAATCTGCATATTACTTTTGTATTGCTCTACCTGGCGTCAAGAAAGATCCTG GTGAATTCAGCTGTGATGTTCAAAGGGACGGAAAGGTCTGTGTTCGAGGTGTGACTTCGACTGGTGGTAAGATCGTCCAAAAATATTCCCGAGTATACGAAATGAAATTCCAGCAACAATCACCCCCTGGACCCTTCACGCTCTTCTTCAATCTGCCAGGGCCCGTCGACCCTAGGTTGTTCTCTCCCCATTTCAGATCCGATGGCATCTTCGAAGCCGTTGTTGCAAAGTACTGA